CTGAATGTAATCGACAAGCTCTTGGGTGATGCAAATTCTTATGCAAATTTCTTCTGAATGAAATCGACAAGCTCTTGGGTGATGCGGAAGGCCTTGGCCAATACGGAATCTGGGAGAGGAGGATCCGCTGCAAACAGAGAGTTGGCGATTGTCTGAGCTCCCGGAAGCTGGCTGCTCAATGCAGCTATGGCCACCGCATTTTCATGccccacattctgctggaaatgcacaagtgcctttggaaacacaaacacatctcccttctccaacgttttgctgaaaaacttgttggtggtgtcaatgaaacccacaagaagCTGGCCTTCCAGTAAAACAAGAACTTCAGTGGCTCTTGGGTGCgtgtgaggaggatttattccacccacTGCGTAATCGATACGGACCAACGATATTCCGAAGGTGTTGAGGCCTGGTATCTGCATAACATTGGCCATCGTTACATTTGAGCCCACTGCATTGTCGGTGTTCCCTGCCTGCCCAAGTCCCCCGAAGAAGAAGTCCTCTGCCGAAACATCCTTGGGATCTTTGCAAACGAACCCGTTCACCTTAACTGTtttaatcaatttgttagcaagaaaTCATATCACACCACTCTATcttaatcaatttgttagcaactCGCCTAATAAGAAAATCATATAAAAGTTATGTACTCACCCATGCTTTCCTTGTCTGCGACGCAGAAATCTTGCAAGGGATCGGAATCCGCTGCCATGACATTATCACTGTAACAACATATCAATAGGAAAAGTCCCAACGTGAAGTAAATCATGCGGTTACCCATTATAAATAGAGCCACAGAAGAATCAGACAGAAAAGCTCGGGATATGAATGTGTAGTCGAATTGTGTATTACAAGCCCATAACATGTCTATTATATAGCGGGAAAATTAACTACTCTGCGAGGACTAATTCTTGTCGATGTGATCAGTTAATTATCATATATTTGCAGAGTTGGGACTTTTTCATGTTGACGCGGTCCttaattataatatacttgcagagtGAGTACGTAAGTCCTACGACATACAGTTACCCAAACTACCGTAGACGTAGTCTCCATATActtttgatattgttgatattgtcgcCACTCTTTCGGTAGTGTGGAATCGTTATCACTATATCGGAAAGATCAGCAAATTCTAAGAAAATAATATTAGATTATTCTTAACCGCCAGCGAATTCGCAAAAAAGGAAATTATCAATGATGTGAGGGTGAGTGTTACATGTGCAAGAAATGAGATGGAGAGAGTCATGCTAGGTAGttattgaattgaaaaattagtaaAATATATTCGAGAGGAAAATAATCTATAAACAACTCTTGCATTAGTATTATTGAA
This region of Cryptomeria japonica unplaced genomic scaffold, Sugi_1.0 HiC_scaffold_46, whole genome shotgun sequence genomic DNA includes:
- the LOC131078307 gene encoding putative germin-like protein 2-3, with the translated sequence MLWACNTQFDYTFISRAFLSDSSVALFIMGNRMIYFTLGLFLLICCYSDNVMAADSDPLQDFCVADKESMVKVNGFVCKDPKDVSAEDFFFGGLGQAGNTDNAVGSNVTMANVMQIPGLNTFGISLVRIDYAVGGINPPHTHPRATEVLVLLEGQLLVGFIDTTNKFFSKTLEKGDVFVFPKALVHFQQNVGHENAVAIAALSSQLPGAQTIANSLFAADPPLPDSVLAKAFRITQELVDFIQKKFA